A stretch of uncultured Fibrobacter sp. DNA encodes these proteins:
- a CDS encoding YidC/Oxa1 family insertase periplasmic-domain containing protein, whose amino-acid sequence MNKNTIIGSILIAAIVIWWMTTNAANAEAQAAAQAKAKKAAAAEVQKDSSVASELVLPTKTPELKAAPVLGDAGSSEDSSVAPSDSAVDSASVPAPVVVEPRTVVVETEKFIMTLSNKGGKVQSVIVKALPDSTGAFPELIQDTALGALDLKLGKADLSEAMFAVDAPEKIVVDDKATVEFVFSDANGNKVVRSYGFTKDGAAVRQVNKFVGFKPEAYELAWKGGMKETEVIPKGKSFGGTSYFFSEVIYSAGSGVEREMVRDPEKFNDGNMSWAGIRRKYVAMAVQFDTPVPATLEAKPMKIADNEYDPGTYKIAVTDDLRGSDSLSYDFMVLPLSWDEVSPYGKGYEKVIVSGWKWCGADVWFVWICAMLLKLLKFFFSMIPNYGVAIILVTFIVRGITTPFTVKQMKSTSAMSKLKPQLDEINVKYRSDPQKKQAAIMELYSKNGVNPLASCSGGCLPMLIQMPIFMGLFFVLGRAIELRGMPAFLWISDLSRSDVIWSGISIPYLMPSGLALLPIIMVVTTYFQTKVTMSGSAGMDPAQQKMMVWMMPAMMFLFSAVMPSGLVLYWIVSNIWSIIQYKIIRRDTGSAPKTINGKKVEDAKIVK is encoded by the coding sequence ATGAACAAGAATACCATTATCGGTTCCATCCTTATCGCTGCGATTGTCATCTGGTGGATGACGACGAACGCTGCTAATGCCGAAGCCCAGGCCGCTGCCCAAGCCAAGGCGAAGAAGGCTGCCGCTGCGGAAGTGCAGAAGGATTCTTCTGTTGCAAGCGAACTGGTGCTCCCGACCAAGACCCCCGAACTCAAGGCTGCCCCGGTGCTGGGCGATGCCGGTTCTTCCGAGGATTCTAGCGTAGCCCCGTCGGATTCAGCTGTGGATTCCGCCTCCGTGCCCGCCCCGGTCGTTGTCGAGCCGCGTACGGTTGTCGTCGAAACCGAAAAGTTCATCATGACGCTCAGCAACAAGGGCGGCAAGGTGCAGAGTGTTATTGTGAAGGCGCTTCCCGATTCTACGGGCGCTTTCCCCGAACTCATCCAGGATACGGCGCTCGGTGCCCTCGACCTCAAGCTTGGCAAGGCCGACTTGAGCGAAGCCATGTTCGCGGTTGACGCTCCCGAAAAGATTGTTGTCGATGACAAGGCTACGGTCGAGTTCGTGTTCTCCGATGCTAACGGCAACAAGGTCGTTCGCAGCTACGGATTTACCAAGGACGGCGCCGCCGTGCGCCAAGTGAACAAGTTTGTCGGGTTCAAGCCCGAAGCCTACGAACTGGCCTGGAAGGGCGGCATGAAGGAAACCGAAGTTATCCCGAAGGGCAAGAGCTTTGGCGGTACGAGCTACTTCTTTAGCGAAGTGATTTACAGCGCCGGTAGCGGCGTGGAACGCGAAATGGTCCGCGATCCTGAAAAGTTCAACGACGGCAACATGTCTTGGGCGGGTATCCGTCGCAAGTACGTCGCCATGGCCGTGCAGTTCGATACCCCGGTCCCCGCGACGCTCGAAGCGAAGCCGATGAAGATTGCCGACAACGAATATGATCCGGGCACCTACAAGATTGCCGTTACCGACGATCTCCGCGGTTCGGATTCTCTCAGCTACGACTTCATGGTCCTTCCGCTTTCTTGGGACGAAGTTTCTCCCTACGGCAAGGGTTACGAGAAGGTTATCGTGAGCGGCTGGAAATGGTGCGGTGCCGACGTGTGGTTCGTGTGGATTTGCGCCATGCTGCTCAAGCTCCTCAAGTTCTTCTTCTCCATGATTCCGAACTACGGTGTCGCCATCATCCTCGTGACCTTCATTGTCCGCGGCATCACGACCCCGTTCACCGTGAAACAGATGAAGTCCACCTCGGCCATGAGCAAGCTCAAGCCGCAGCTCGACGAAATCAACGTGAAGTACAGGAGCGATCCGCAGAAGAAGCAGGCTGCCATCATGGAACTCTATTCCAAGAACGGCGTGAACCCGCTCGCCAGTTGCTCCGGCGGCTGCCTCCCGATGCTCATCCAGATGCCGATTTTCATGGGCCTCTTCTTTGTGCTCGGCCGCGCCATCGAACTCCGTGGCATGCCCGCGTTCCTCTGGATTTCTGACCTCAGCCGCAGCGACGTGATTTGGAGCGGCATCTCGATTCCGTACCTCATGCCGTCGGGTCTCGCATTGCTCCCGATTATCATGGTGGTCACCACATACTTCCAGACAAAGGTTACCATGAGCGGCAGCGCCGGCATGGACCCCGCCCAGCAGAAGATGATGGTGTGGATGATGCCCGCAATGATGTTCCTGTTCAGCGCGGTGATGCCCTCCGGCCTCGTGCTCTACTGGATTGTTTCTAACATCTGGAGCATTATCCAGTACAAGATAATCCGCCGCGACACAGGCTCTGCCCCCAAGACCATCAATGGCAAGAAGGTGGAAGACGCCAAAATCGTGAAGTAA